From the genome of Psychrilyobacter atlanticus DSM 19335, one region includes:
- a CDS encoding LegC family aminotransferase: MEKLNIPLSVPNLSKDIVPMIEECIETGWVSTGGRFITEFEEKVANYVGAEKAVGVQSGSAGLHVAYRVMGVEAGDEVICPTATFIATVNPMMYIGALPVFMDCDDTLNMDLEKLEEFLMNNGQWTMDNGQEVLMNKNSGNKIKAICIVHVFGNPIDMVKVMEIAEKYKLKVIEDSAESLGSYYTKDGEKQAHTGTLGDIGVYSFNANKILTTGGGGMVVAKDKNILDKVRFLSVQAKTDPLYFTHDEIGYNYRLTNVASAFGVSQMNQLEGFIENKIKNYNLYKEAIKDIDGLEILPFNEDTRANYWFYSIMVDKDKYGIDRDELLVKLNECGIQSRPLWGLMHDQKPLKKYEAYKIEKARHYVDNLLNIPCSTNLTSEQVGAVVGKLKRFSNV; the protein is encoded by the coding sequence ATGGAAAAATTGAACATACCGTTATCGGTTCCGAATTTATCAAAAGACATAGTTCCTATGATAGAAGAATGTATAGAGACTGGGTGGGTATCTACCGGGGGAAGGTTCATAACTGAATTTGAAGAAAAGGTGGCAAACTATGTAGGAGCAGAAAAAGCGGTAGGAGTACAATCTGGAAGTGCTGGACTTCATGTTGCTTATAGAGTTATGGGAGTAGAAGCAGGAGATGAGGTTATCTGTCCTACTGCTACATTTATAGCAACAGTAAATCCTATGATGTATATAGGAGCTTTACCTGTATTTATGGATTGTGACGATACACTGAATATGGATCTTGAAAAACTCGAAGAGTTTTTAATGAACAATGGACAATGGACAATGGACAATGGACAAGAAGTTTTAATGAATAAAAATAGTGGGAATAAAATAAAGGCTATATGTATAGTTCATGTATTTGGGAATCCGATAGACATGGTGAAAGTTATGGAGATAGCTGAGAAATATAAGTTGAAGGTAATAGAAGATTCAGCTGAATCTTTGGGTTCGTATTATACAAAGGATGGAGAAAAGCAGGCTCATACAGGTACTCTGGGAGATATCGGAGTATATTCATTTAACGCCAATAAGATCCTTACTACTGGTGGGGGAGGGATGGTTGTAGCCAAGGATAAAAATATCTTGGATAAGGTAAGATTTTTATCTGTTCAGGCTAAGACTGATCCACTATACTTTACCCATGACGAGATTGGATATAACTATAGACTTACCAATGTAGCATCAGCTTTTGGTGTAAGCCAGATGAATCAATTGGAAGGGTTTATAGAAAATAAGATAAAAAATTATAACTTATATAAAGAAGCGATAAAAGATATAGACGGATTGGAAATATTACCATTCAATGAAGATACCAGAGCAAACTACTGGTTCTATTCTATTATGGTGGACAAGGATAAATACGGTATTGACAGGGATGAGTTATTGGTTAAATTAAATGAATGTGGAATTCAGTCTAGACCATTATGGGGATTGATGCACGATCAAAAGCCATTGAAGAAATATGAGGCGTATAAGATAGAAAAAGCGAGACATTATGTGGATAATTTATTGAATATTCCTTGTAGTACTAATCTTACTAGTGAGCAGGTAGGAGCTGTAGTAGGGAAATTAAAAAGGTTTTCTAATGTATAA
- a CDS encoding GNAT family N-acetyltransferase, with product MYKIKKIDTEEIKKNSSKLKLFLKEGYKIGFPNLEITKEVIDEKFTSLLTYSKDKNILVLGSFKDDKLVGYLWAFYRKITFKEVGHLNQIFIENSHRGQGLAQKMIFKMENFMIENNVEEIDLNATYSVKNAVRLYEMLEYKIERVVMIKKLRK from the coding sequence ATGTATAAAATAAAGAAAATTGACACCGAAGAGATAAAAAAAAATTCTAGTAAATTAAAATTATTTTTAAAAGAAGGTTATAAGATAGGTTTTCCTAATCTAGAAATAACTAAAGAAGTTATAGATGAAAAATTCACTTCGTTATTAACTTACTCAAAAGATAAAAATATTTTAGTATTAGGAAGTTTTAAAGACGATAAATTAGTAGGATATTTATGGGCTTTTTATAGAAAAATTACATTTAAAGAAGTAGGGCACTTGAATCAAATTTTTATAGAAAATTCACATCGTGGGCAAGGGTTAGCTCAAAAAATGATTTTTAAAATGGAAAATTTTATGATTGAAAACAATGTTGAAGAAATTGATTTAAATGCTACTTACTCTGTGAAGAATGCAGTTAGACTTTATGAAATGCTTGAATATAAAATAGAAAGAGTTGTTATGATAAAAAAATTAAGAAAATAA
- a CDS encoding GNAT family N-acetyltransferase gives MIIDINNKKEWQNKYLQLDIEQRDIQYKLEYLEIFSKHENSEPLLFFYENNDGFVYYPFLKRKIFETEYYDITSQYGYGGPLYKVKGNKTNLLSEFRKKFNIYCDENNIISEFIRFHPMIKNYKGLDFDMECINISEVIYVDLTKSEEEILKNYKYNNRKSINKAIRAEVETFIDDDIEKFNSIYVETMERNQALKYYNFGKDFFEFFKTQLKNNSFYYFAKNKFEIISTELVLLSSEYGHSYLGGTDSNYFNLCPNNLLKHGIIKELKRRGVKYFILGGGYKKNDGIFKYKKSFNEEGVLDFYIGKKIHDIKVYNKLVEEYEENYPEKKDINNGFFPLYRR, from the coding sequence ATGATTATAGACATTAACAATAAAAAAGAATGGCAAAATAAATATTTACAATTAGATATTGAACAACGAGATATTCAATATAAATTAGAATATTTAGAAATTTTTTCAAAACATGAAAATTCAGAACCGCTTCTTTTTTTCTATGAGAATAATGATGGATTTGTTTATTATCCATTTTTGAAAAGAAAAATATTTGAAACAGAATATTATGACATAACAAGTCAATATGGATATGGAGGACCACTATATAAAGTAAAAGGCAATAAAACTAATTTATTAAGTGAATTTAGAAAAAAATTCAATATATATTGTGATGAAAATAATATAATTTCAGAATTTATAAGATTTCATCCAATGATAAAGAATTATAAAGGTCTAGACTTTGACATGGAATGCATAAATATATCTGAAGTAATCTATGTAGATTTAACAAAATCAGAGGAAGAAATACTAAAAAACTATAAATATAATAATAGAAAATCGATAAATAAAGCAATAAGAGCAGAAGTAGAAACTTTTATAGATGATGATATAGAAAAATTTAATTCTATTTATGTTGAAACGATGGAAAGAAATCAAGCTCTTAAATATTATAATTTTGGAAAAGATTTTTTTGAATTTTTTAAAACACAATTAAAAAATAATAGTTTTTATTATTTTGCTAAAAATAAATTTGAAATTATATCAACAGAATTAGTGTTATTAAGCAGTGAATATGGTCATTCATATTTAGGAGGAACCGATAGTAATTATTTTAATTTATGTCCTAATAATCTATTAAAACACGGAATAATAAAAGAACTTAAAAGAAGAGGAGTTAAGTATTTTATATTAGGTGGTGGCTATAAAAAAAATGATGGAATTTTTAAATATAAAAAATCATTTAATGAAGAAGGAGTCTTAGATTTTTATATAGGTAAAAAAATTCATGACATAAAAGTTTATAATAAGTTAGTTGAAGAATATGAAGAAAATTATCCAGAGAAAAAAGATATAAATAATGGTTTTTTTCCATTGTATAGAAGGTAG
- a CDS encoding sugar transferase has translation MYKKYFKRLFDILGSLVLLVTVLPILIIIATLIKNKIGSPVLFCQDRPGLNEKIFKMYKFRSMTNEKDKNGNLLPDEKRLTKFGLILRKSSIDELPAIINVLKGDMSFIGPRPLLVKYLPYYKETEKKRHSVRPGITGLAQVNGRNFLDWDKRFELDIKYVKNLFFILDMKILIKTILKVVLKKDVAEVTNYVMKDLNVERKKI, from the coding sequence ATGTATAAAAAATATTTTAAAAGATTGTTTGATATTTTAGGGTCATTGGTATTGCTAGTAACTGTTTTACCAATACTAATCATAATAGCTACACTTATAAAAAATAAAATTGGATCACCTGTATTATTTTGTCAAGATAGACCAGGTTTAAACGAAAAAATTTTTAAAATGTATAAGTTTAGAAGTATGACTAATGAAAAAGATAAAAATGGTAATTTATTACCAGATGAAAAAAGATTAACAAAATTTGGGTTAATACTGAGAAAATCTAGCATAGATGAATTGCCAGCAATTATAAACGTGTTAAAAGGTGATATGAGTTTTATAGGCCCAAGACCTCTTCTTGTGAAATATCTTCCTTATTATAAAGAGACTGAGAAGAAAAGGCATAGTGTAAGGCCTGGAATAACAGGCTTAGCACAAGTTAATGGAAGAAATTTTCTTGATTGGGATAAAAGATTTGAATTAGACATTAAATATGTTAAAAATTTATTTTTTATTTTAGATATGAAAATACTAATAAAAACTATACTAAAAGTAGTGTTAAAAAAAGATGTTGCAGAAGTAACAAATTATGTAATGAAAGATTTAAATGTAGAAAGGAAAAAAATATGA
- a CDS encoding glycosyltransferase has product MKDILIIANYIYTPEEQGNCRFNYLAKLLSKENSVEICSSNFSHPQKKHRKNIRLQNKLSYKITLLNEVGYTKNISLKRFLSHYLLSRNLELFLKKRKTPDVIYCSLPSLSFAKCAARYAKKNNIKFIIDIQDLWPEAFKMAFNPFGIGKIIYEPFRRQANYIYRSADEIVAVSNTYLERALKVNNKIEKGHSVFLGTDLSDFDKFKNKKVCIDKKAGEVWITYLGTLGYSYDLLSVIDSISILNVKGFKNIKFIVIGDGPLRSDFEKYAKKKDICIEFTGALEYGNMVKVLKKCDIAVNPIKAGSAGSIINKVGDYAAAELPVLNTQESLEYRKLVDKFNIGINCINNNSEDLAKNLLILLKDKKLRKNMGRNNRKLAENKFDRKLTYKKILDLF; this is encoded by the coding sequence ATGAAAGATATTTTAATAATTGCAAATTATATTTATACCCCAGAAGAGCAAGGTAACTGTCGATTTAATTATTTGGCAAAATTATTGAGTAAAGAAAATAGCGTTGAAATTTGTTCATCAAATTTCTCACACCCCCAAAAAAAACATAGAAAGAACATTAGACTACAAAACAAGTTGTCTTATAAAATAACATTGTTGAATGAAGTAGGGTATACCAAAAATATTTCTCTGAAAAGATTTTTGAGTCACTATTTATTAAGTAGAAATCTAGAACTTTTTTTAAAGAAAAGGAAAACCCCAGATGTGATTTATTGTTCATTACCGTCTTTAAGTTTTGCAAAATGTGCAGCAAGGTATGCTAAAAAAAATAATATAAAATTTATAATAGATATACAAGATCTTTGGCCCGAAGCTTTCAAAATGGCATTTAATCCTTTTGGAATAGGAAAAATAATATATGAACCATTTAGAAGGCAGGCTAACTACATATATAGAAGTGCAGATGAAATAGTTGCAGTTTCAAATACTTATCTCGAAAGAGCATTAAAAGTAAATAACAAAATAGAGAAAGGACATAGTGTTTTTTTGGGAACTGATTTATCTGATTTTGATAAATTTAAAAATAAAAAAGTATGTATTGATAAAAAAGCAGGAGAAGTCTGGATAACTTATCTAGGTACTTTAGGCTATAGTTATGATTTGCTTTCTGTGATAGATTCGATAAGTATTTTAAATGTAAAAGGGTTTAAAAATATAAAGTTTATAGTTATAGGAGATGGCCCACTTAGGTCTGATTTTGAAAAATATGCTAAGAAAAAAGATATATGTATAGAATTTACAGGAGCATTAGAGTATGGTAATATGGTTAAAGTTCTTAAAAAATGTGATATAGCGGTAAATCCAATTAAAGCAGGTTCCGCAGGAAGCATTATTAACAAGGTTGGAGATTATGCCGCAGCAGAACTACCTGTTTTGAATACACAAGAATCTTTAGAATATAGAAAATTAGTTGATAAGTTCAACATAGGGATCAATTGTATAAATAATAATTCAGAAGATTTAGCAAAGAATCTTTTAATTTTACTTAAAGATAAAAAGTTAAGAAAAAATATGGGAAGAAATAATCGAAAATTAGCAGAAAACAAATTTGACAGGAAATTAACGTATAAAAAAATTCTAGATTTGTTTTAA
- a CDS encoding O-antigen ligase family protein produces the protein MGIYFKKKEVKIINTYFFCILLSLLPVLITTLVSSTFSSGNLYPLSIGVIFLIQVIISIYCYSKFKGKKINKKLISLAIILTTSQAITLLISLFNGLEIDGFDFINVFVRAITFFVFIVIPYKFKISRKALEKFMFYIVTLGCIACLYNIIINFNGLRHILNINNPYAVNFKSFFIGRNSFGQLLLFSMIANTFLFFIKKSAYSKFCYLLFVINIVATLSRTVTGSVSIFLIIFFLIHFRKKLKSKFLIICFVSVFLFLIFSNDAVSNFIIKMLIRSETGTTGRSVFWGIAIQVLNENNWLFGIGYLTSRSLLKSMGYSSQFHNFYLETLVGGGVIELILHVIIFKLTIENLKMIIKNDKVIGNIYFSGFIALLFYSFFESVSYFSMGYVDSIFRMFFLTIPILYSNNFRRNKCN, from the coding sequence ATGGGTATTTATTTTAAAAAAAAAGAAGTAAAAATTATTAACACTTATTTCTTTTGTATACTACTAAGTCTTTTGCCAGTATTAATTACAACCTTAGTAAGTTCAACGTTTAGTTCAGGAAATTTATACCCTCTTTCTATAGGAGTTATATTTTTGATACAAGTAATAATTTCAATTTATTGCTACTCAAAGTTTAAGGGAAAAAAAATTAATAAAAAATTAATTTCATTAGCAATAATATTGACAACGTCGCAAGCAATTACATTACTGATATCTTTATTTAATGGTTTAGAAATAGATGGATTTGATTTTATTAATGTTTTTGTAAGAGCAATCACTTTTTTTGTTTTTATAGTAATACCATATAAATTTAAAATTTCTAGAAAAGCATTAGAAAAGTTTATGTTTTATATAGTTACACTAGGTTGTATAGCTTGCCTATATAATATAATTATTAATTTTAATGGTTTGAGGCATATTTTAAATATAAATAATCCTTATGCTGTTAATTTTAAATCATTTTTTATCGGAAGAAATAGTTTTGGACAGTTACTGTTATTTTCAATGATAGCTAATACTTTTTTATTTTTTATAAAAAAATCAGCTTATAGTAAATTTTGTTATTTATTATTTGTTATAAATATAGTGGCAACTCTTTCTAGAACTGTAACAGGTTCTGTTAGCATATTTTTAATCATTTTCTTTTTAATACACTTTAGAAAAAAGTTGAAATCAAAATTTTTGATTATTTGTTTTGTAAGCGTTTTTTTATTTTTAATTTTTTCTAATGATGCAGTAAGTAACTTTATTATAAAAATGTTAATAAGAAGTGAAACAGGAACAACAGGAAGAAGTGTTTTTTGGGGTATTGCTATTCAAGTACTTAATGAAAATAATTGGTTGTTTGGTATAGGTTATTTAACAAGTAGAAGTCTCCTCAAATCTATGGGATATTCGAGTCAATTTCATAATTTTTACTTAGAAACATTAGTTGGGGGAGGTGTAATAGAACTAATATTACATGTTATTATTTTTAAACTAACAATTGAAAATTTAAAAATGATAATTAAAAATGATAAAGTTATTGGTAATATTTATTTTTCTGGGTTTATAGCACTTTTATTTTATTCATTCTTTGAAAGTGTATCATATTTTTCTATGGGATATGTAGATTCAATTTTTAGAATGTTTTTTCTAACAATTCCTATTCTCTATTCAAATAATTTTAGAAGAAATAAGTGTAATTAA
- the murJ gene encoding murein biosynthesis integral membrane protein MurJ — translation MKTITILLMMLAIITKISGFGRDVVLSYYYGVSNITDAYLVAITIPTVIFSFIGIGISTNLIPMYNNIKKEKGIQDAEKFINDVINFSIILCSLIVMIAFPLSGGIVRVIAPGLCDQTLNLAIDFTKITIIGIYFSVGISIFTGYLHLKKSFIAPTLMGIPLNVIMIIFIAISHNYSIQILSIGSVLSLAFQFLFLIPFAYKQGYSYSFELDRNNPYLKKMVLLSIPVIIGVSVNQINVLIDKSIASRMIIGSISALTYANRMNLFVKGIFISTIASLMYPTLSKMSAENNVHGYKKTLIEAINVINLLVIPISIISMMFSEIIIKLIFGRGAFNSTAVLRTAHSLIFYSIGMIGIGHREILSRAFYSLQDTKTPMINAVTGVVVNIIFNIVLSDIMGIKGLALASSIAAVSTSLLLTISLRKKIGSFGLKNMTLSFIKILCASIITGMLSKIFYNYLIKNMFKSSLALFVSLLAGVFIYIFLVLLMKVDEVEKIVGVIKKKMRNYKKVVEVKNEDD, via the coding sequence ATGAAAACAATAACAATATTATTAATGATGCTAGCAATAATAACTAAAATAAGTGGATTTGGGAGAGATGTTGTATTATCGTATTATTATGGTGTTTCAAATATAACAGATGCTTATTTAGTAGCAATAACTATTCCTACCGTAATTTTTTCTTTTATAGGAATAGGAATATCAACTAACTTAATTCCTATGTATAATAATATAAAAAAAGAAAAAGGAATTCAAGATGCCGAAAAATTTATAAATGATGTTATTAATTTCAGTATAATACTATGTTCACTAATAGTAATGATAGCATTTCCTTTATCAGGAGGGATTGTAAGAGTTATTGCTCCTGGTCTTTGTGATCAAACGTTAAATTTAGCAATTGATTTTACAAAAATTACTATAATAGGAATATATTTTTCTGTAGGAATAAGTATTTTTACAGGATATTTACATTTGAAAAAAAGTTTTATAGCTCCGACATTAATGGGGATACCATTAAATGTAATTATGATTATTTTTATAGCTATAAGTCATAATTATTCTATTCAAATCCTTTCAATTGGGAGTGTATTATCATTAGCTTTTCAATTTTTATTTCTTATTCCCTTTGCATATAAACAAGGTTATTCTTATAGCTTTGAGTTAGATAGGAATAATCCTTATTTAAAAAAAATGGTTTTGTTGTCTATACCTGTAATTATAGGAGTTTCAGTTAATCAAATTAATGTATTAATTGATAAAAGTATTGCTTCTCGAATGATAATAGGGAGTATTTCAGCTTTAACTTATGCAAATAGAATGAATTTGTTTGTAAAAGGTATATTCATAAGCACTATAGCCTCTTTAATGTACCCTACCTTATCTAAAATGTCAGCGGAAAATAATGTACATGGTTATAAAAAAACATTAATAGAAGCAATAAATGTAATAAATTTATTGGTCATTCCAATTAGTATAATTTCGATGATGTTTTCTGAGATAATAATTAAATTAATTTTTGGGAGAGGAGCTTTTAATTCAACAGCTGTTTTAAGAACAGCTCATTCATTAATTTTTTATTCGATAGGAATGATAGGGATTGGACATAGAGAGATACTTTCAAGAGCTTTTTATTCTCTTCAAGATACGAAAACTCCTATGATAAATGCAGTTACTGGTGTGGTAGTTAATATTATTTTTAATATTGTTTTATCTGATATAATGGGGATAAAGGGACTAGCATTAGCAAGTAGTATTGCAGCGGTATCAACATCATTACTTTTAACTATTAGCTTAAGAAAAAAAATAGGGTCTTTTGGATTAAAAAATATGACTCTATCTTTTATAAAAATATTGTGCGCATCTATAATTACAGGTATGCTGTCAAAGATATTTTATAATTACTTGATAAAAAATATGTTTAAATCTAGTTTAGCATTATTTGTTTCCTTATTAGCAGGAGTATTTATTTATATTTTTTTAGTTTTACTTATGAAGGTTGATGAGGTTGAAAAAATTGTAGGTGTAATCAAGAAAAAAATGAGGAATTATAAAAAAGTAGTTGAAGTAAAAAATGAAGATGATTAA
- a CDS encoding four helix bundle protein, whose protein sequence is MKANNLIEEKSFKFALRIVNLYKFLQTQKKEYIMSKQILRSGTSVGANIAEGVEAQSKKDFISKMSIALKEANETKYWLRLLIASDYIDSNVGGNLKEELLEIIKILTAILKKSRENLK, encoded by the coding sequence ATGAAAGCAAATAATTTAATTGAAGAAAAAAGCTTTAAATTTGCACTGCGAATTGTAAACTTATATAAATTTTTACAAACTCAAAAGAAAGAATATATTATGTCTAAACAAATATTACGATCTGGAACTAGTGTTGGTGCTAATATAGCTGAAGGTGTTGAAGCACAAAGCAAGAAAGATTTTATATCTAAAATGAGTATCGCACTTAAAGAAGCAAACGAAACTAAATATTGGTTAAGATTACTGATAGCTTCAGATTATATTGATTCTAATGTAGGGGGAAATCTTAAAGAAGAATTGTTAGAAATAATTAAGATACTTACTGCAATATTAAAGAAAAGCAGAGAAAACCTTAAATAA
- a CDS encoding nucleotidyltransferase family protein, giving the protein MYLEELKKILKQEHILEKYQIDELCIFGSIARGENGNDIDLLVNDDNYKKWIEIKAELEKKTGIKVDIMLEKYANPIVLYRANREKIYVGKYS; this is encoded by the coding sequence ATGTATTTAGAAGAATTAAAAAAAATATTAAAGCAAGAACATATACTAGAAAAATATCAAATAGATGAATTATGTATTTTTGGTTCTATTGCAAGGGGTGAAAATGGAAATGATATAGATCTACTAGTTAATGATGATAATTATAAAAAATGGATAGAAATAAAGGCAGAATTAGAGAAAAAAACCGGTATTAAAGTAGATATAATGTTAGAAAAATATGCGAATCCAATCGTACTTTATAGAGCTAATAGGGAGAAGATTTATGTTGGAAAATACAGCTAA
- a CDS encoding HepT-like ribonuclease domain-containing protein — protein sequence MLENTANDLLYILSILESVGKIEKYSELYDDAEHFFDAQDQMPFNATLSLLINIGEVSGKITENIKEKYSEIPWKLMKDFRNRVAHDYMNLDIFITFNIIKKELPRVKSDIEELLINELNNEKFIMEEYKVCIGNRYYKHINFEKINNELKSENKKTDKK from the coding sequence ATGTTGGAAAATACAGCTAATGACTTATTATATATATTAAGCATATTAGAGAGTGTAGGGAAAATTGAAAAGTATTCAGAATTATATGATGATGCAGAACACTTTTTTGATGCACAAGATCAAATGCCATTTAATGCTACACTATCTCTTTTAATTAATATTGGTGAAGTTAGTGGGAAAATAACAGAAAATATAAAAGAGAAATATAGTGAAATACCCTGGAAATTGATGAAAGACTTTAGAAATAGAGTAGCTCATGACTATATGAATTTGGATATATTTATTACCTTTAATATAATTAAGAAAGAATTACCGAGAGTAAAATCAGATATAGAAGAGCTACTGATAAATGAATTGAATAATGAAAAATTTATAATGGAAGAATATAAAGTCTGTATTGGGAATAGGTATTATAAGCATATAAATTTTGAAAAAATAAATAATGAATTAAAGTCAGAAAATAAAAAAACGGATAAGAAATAA